A genomic stretch from Corynebacterium kutscheri includes:
- the gluQRS gene encoding tRNA glutamyl-Q(34) synthetase GluQRS: MAGRYAPSPSGDLHFGNLRTALIAWLAARSTGREFYLRVEDIDTQRSSMESARRQIEDLAALGLDWDGEITYQHDNDARYTQALAKLPVYECYCSRKDIAEAARAPHAIAGQYPGICRNLSEAVRKQRRAHLAENNRIPALRLRAEANQWTITDLLAGEVTGEVDDMILRRGGQNPDWAYNLAVVVDDAAQGIDQVVRGDDLLSSTPRQAYLGHLLGLATPLYVHVPLVINNRGARLAKRDGAVTFRELSAAMGEADVRAKIAQSLNLHGTTMNELLEDFTLENIPRTPYIWSG, from the coding sequence ATGGCGGGGAGATATGCGCCGTCGCCAAGCGGTGACCTACATTTTGGTAACCTGCGCACCGCACTCATTGCCTGGCTGGCGGCGCGCTCTACCGGAAGGGAATTTTATTTACGGGTAGAAGACATTGATACCCAGCGTAGTTCTATGGAATCGGCACGTCGGCAAATCGAGGATCTAGCCGCGCTCGGTTTGGATTGGGATGGTGAGATCACCTACCAGCACGATAATGATGCCCGCTATACACAAGCATTAGCCAAACTGCCGGTGTATGAATGCTATTGTTCGCGCAAAGACATCGCTGAGGCTGCTCGGGCACCGCATGCGATTGCCGGGCAATATCCTGGAATCTGTCGCAACCTTTCCGAAGCGGTTCGGAAACAACGACGGGCACACTTGGCAGAAAATAACCGTATTCCGGCACTACGGCTGCGCGCGGAGGCTAACCAGTGGACAATAACCGATCTGCTTGCTGGTGAAGTAACTGGGGAAGTCGATGATATGATTCTTCGCCGGGGCGGCCAGAACCCGGATTGGGCATATAATTTAGCAGTTGTGGTCGATGATGCAGCCCAGGGGATTGACCAGGTAGTACGCGGTGATGACTTGCTTTCTTCAACGCCGCGACAAGCATATTTAGGCCACCTATTAGGCTTAGCGACGCCACTGTATGTGCATGTTCCACTAGTTATTAATAATCGTGGTGCCCGTCTTGCTAAACGCGATGGGGCAGTGACCTTTCGTGAACTCAGCGCTGCTATGGGTGAGGCGGACGTGCGGGCAAAGATTGCTCAATCATTGAATCTGCACGGCACAACGATGAATGAGCTACTTGAAGATTTCACGCTGGAGAATATTCCGCGTACCCCCTATATCTGGTCAGGGTAG
- a CDS encoding MMPL family transporter → MAKFLYRLGKWSFRAKWVVIVAWVLLLAIFGGLSTLLQRGFVDTFTMSGTPSQQAFEIYEKNFPEAANPLQGTGVNIVFQAPEGQSLANPENTAAIQSVVDRINESLGDHITNTTRWGNPITLNPELQAMIIDQFTSMGLPEENARLDAENLSLVSADKTIAYTTFDFDYPLTADVTDEDRRLVNEALQVGRDAGLTVEANGTGFGDPIIIEETSEIIGVAVAAIILIFTFGSLVAAGMPVLTAIVGVAIGSLATVLATRWFDMNTVTPVLAIMLGLAVGIDYSLFIIFRYRRELKRLNPQEAAGMAVGTAGSAVVFAGITVIVALVALAVANITFLTYMGIAAAFTVFIVVLIALTLVPAVLGLLGRRIFSGELKVLTRRRKAETVTMGKRWVTLVHRMPGLVIAVVIFALGALTVPSLGLHLSLPTDTQSDYSTTQRKAADLMTKGFGAGVNAPMLVVVDAHDVNPDAEILQPLISAQLTQENPTEQERKQAAVFASYMYVIQKYSTNQDMKHLQLVAISDDQLAVQMLLTPTSAPEATSTNQLILSLREQQVEVESATGINTGITGLVPIQQDITNRLSSVMGLYLLIVVGLAIVLLMIIFRSVLVPLVAGVGFLLSIGAAFGVTVLFWQEGLWGLVPTPGPIIAFMPIFLIGVCFGLAMDYQVFLVSAMREHYTHSGGQAAKGSKYTAVEESVIHGFASGARVVTAAALIMIAVFVAFIGQPIPFIKIFGFALGAGVLFDAFFIRMAFMPAAMFILGNATWWMPRWLDKLLPHLDVEGAALEKERLEKQNPR, encoded by the coding sequence ATGGCCAAGTTTTTGTACCGGTTAGGAAAATGGTCTTTCCGGGCAAAATGGGTGGTCATTGTGGCCTGGGTGCTATTACTGGCCATTTTCGGTGGGTTATCAACACTATTGCAACGTGGTTTTGTAGATACCTTTACGATGAGCGGTACTCCCTCCCAACAGGCCTTTGAGATTTATGAAAAAAACTTCCCTGAGGCAGCGAATCCGTTACAAGGTACTGGCGTTAACATTGTGTTCCAGGCACCGGAAGGGCAAAGTTTAGCTAACCCGGAAAATACGGCGGCAATTCAAAGTGTCGTCGATCGTATTAATGAGAGCCTAGGCGATCACATTACTAATACGACTCGGTGGGGAAATCCGATAACACTGAACCCTGAACTGCAAGCGATGATTATTGACCAGTTCACCTCTATGGGATTGCCAGAAGAAAATGCTCGCTTAGATGCAGAGAATCTCTCCTTGGTTTCGGCAGACAAAACCATTGCCTATACCACCTTTGATTTTGATTACCCGCTTACTGCTGATGTCACAGATGAGGATCGTCGATTAGTTAATGAAGCACTCCAAGTAGGCAGAGACGCTGGGCTAACAGTAGAAGCTAATGGCACTGGCTTTGGTGACCCTATCATTATTGAGGAAACCTCAGAGATTATTGGTGTGGCAGTTGCCGCCATTATTTTGATTTTCACTTTTGGCTCATTGGTTGCTGCCGGTATGCCGGTGCTCACCGCAATTGTGGGTGTAGCTATTGGTTCTTTAGCTACGGTACTTGCTACCCGCTGGTTTGATATGAATACGGTCACCCCAGTGCTAGCAATCATGCTGGGATTAGCTGTGGGTATTGACTACTCGCTCTTTATTATTTTCCGCTATCGACGTGAGCTTAAGCGGTTGAACCCGCAAGAAGCAGCCGGTATGGCGGTAGGTACCGCCGGATCAGCAGTGGTTTTCGCTGGTATTACCGTTATTGTTGCCCTAGTGGCACTAGCAGTTGCAAACATTACCTTCCTTACCTATATGGGTATTGCGGCAGCCTTTACTGTGTTTATTGTCGTATTGATTGCGCTGACTTTGGTGCCAGCGGTACTAGGGCTATTGGGTCGGCGTATTTTCTCAGGCGAGTTAAAAGTTTTGACGCGGCGTCGAAAAGCAGAAACCGTAACTATGGGTAAGCGGTGGGTAACGTTGGTTCATCGCATGCCGGGACTAGTTATTGCAGTGGTGATTTTCGCGCTGGGGGCTTTGACAGTACCAAGTTTAGGGTTGCATTTGAGCTTGCCGACAGACACCCAATCGGACTACAGCACAACCCAACGCAAAGCAGCCGATTTGATGACTAAGGGGTTTGGTGCTGGGGTTAACGCACCGATGTTAGTAGTTGTTGATGCACATGATGTGAACCCGGACGCGGAGATTCTGCAGCCGTTGATTAGTGCACAATTAACTCAAGAAAACCCTACTGAGCAGGAAAGAAAACAGGCTGCGGTGTTTGCTTCCTATATGTATGTGATTCAGAAATATTCGACGAACCAGGATATGAAGCATCTTCAGCTGGTTGCGATTAGTGATGATCAGCTAGCCGTGCAGATGTTGCTTACCCCAACTTCTGCCCCGGAAGCGACATCGACCAATCAGCTTATTCTTAGCTTGCGTGAGCAACAGGTGGAAGTGGAATCGGCAACTGGTATTAATACCGGTATCACTGGTTTGGTGCCGATTCAGCAGGATATTACCAACCGTTTATCCTCAGTGATGGGTCTTTATCTGCTGATCGTGGTGGGACTAGCCATTGTTTTGCTCATGATTATTTTCCGATCAGTACTAGTACCACTGGTGGCTGGAGTGGGCTTCTTACTCTCAATTGGAGCGGCTTTTGGCGTGACCGTCTTGTTTTGGCAGGAAGGCCTATGGGGCTTGGTTCCTACCCCAGGGCCAATTATTGCCTTTATGCCAATTTTCTTGATCGGTGTGTGTTTCGGCCTGGCCATGGACTACCAGGTATTTTTAGTCTCTGCCATGCGTGAGCACTATACCCATTCCGGTGGGCAAGCAGCCAAAGGTTCAAAGTACACAGCAGTAGAAGAATCCGTTATTCACGGTTTTGCCAGCGGTGCGCGAGTAGTTACGGCTGCGGCTTTAATTATGATTGCCGTATTCGTTGCTTTTATTGGCCAGCCGATTCCTTTTATTAAGATTTTTGGCTTTGCTTTGGGTGCGGGTGTGCTTTTCGATGCTTTCTTTATCCGCATGGCATTTATGCCGGCAGCGATGTTTATTTTGGGCAATGCTACCTGGTGGATGCCACGCTGGTTAGATAAGTTGTTGCCACATCTTGATGTAGAAGGCGCCGCGCTAGAAAAAGAACGACTAGAAAAACAGAATCCTCGGTAA
- the tgt gene encoding tRNA guanosine(34) transglycosylase Tgt: MTDITFELGTELFDEPGKHGRTGTIHTPHGDIRTPAFIPVGTKATVKTLTPEQIRETGAQAVLSNAYHLYLQPGPDIVDEAGGVAAFENWHGPTYTDSGGFQVMSLGVGFKKVLAMNVKGWEEKDIRARHKDRLAKVDEDGVDFRSVIDGSRHRFTPEVSMQIQHQLGADIMFAFDELTTLIDTRTYQEESVARTHRWAQRCIDEHNRLTEQRVGKPLQSLWGVVQGAQYEDLRRQAARGLVEISNQAEAEGRRGFGGFGIGGALEKENLGTIVGWVCDELPKDKGRHLLGISEPDDLFTAIEAGADTFDCVAPTRLGRRGGVYTLDGRLNLTAARFKRDFTPVDAEFGGYVSENYTRAYIHHLFKAKEFLAGTLCTMHNVTFMIKLVDDIRFHMEAGSYAEFKKEFMGRYYASK; the protein is encoded by the coding sequence ATGACTGATATTACCTTTGAACTTGGCACAGAGCTTTTCGACGAACCCGGAAAACACGGACGCACCGGCACCATTCACACCCCGCACGGTGATATTCGCACCCCAGCGTTTATTCCAGTGGGCACAAAGGCCACAGTGAAAACCCTTACCCCGGAACAGATTCGCGAAACTGGTGCCCAGGCAGTGCTATCGAATGCCTACCACCTGTATTTGCAGCCTGGTCCAGATATTGTTGACGAAGCCGGTGGTGTGGCTGCCTTTGAAAATTGGCATGGCCCAACCTACACCGACTCCGGTGGGTTCCAGGTAATGAGCCTAGGAGTGGGCTTTAAAAAAGTGCTTGCCATGAATGTGAAAGGGTGGGAAGAAAAAGATATCCGCGCCCGACACAAAGATCGTCTGGCTAAAGTTGATGAAGATGGCGTGGATTTTCGCAGTGTGATTGATGGCTCGCGGCATCGTTTCACTCCAGAAGTCAGTATGCAGATTCAGCACCAACTCGGTGCCGATATTATGTTTGCTTTTGATGAGCTCACCACGCTCATTGATACCCGAACCTATCAGGAAGAATCAGTGGCACGCACCCACCGCTGGGCACAGCGGTGTATTGACGAACACAACCGGCTAACCGAACAGCGCGTAGGTAAGCCCCTGCAATCGCTATGGGGTGTTGTCCAAGGTGCACAATACGAAGACCTGCGTCGACAAGCTGCGCGGGGACTTGTTGAGATATCCAATCAAGCAGAAGCCGAAGGACGACGTGGTTTTGGTGGTTTCGGCATTGGTGGTGCACTAGAAAAAGAGAACTTGGGTACCATTGTTGGCTGGGTATGCGATGAACTGCCCAAAGACAAAGGCCGCCACCTTCTCGGAATCAGCGAGCCAGATGACCTGTTCACCGCTATTGAAGCTGGTGCGGATACTTTTGACTGTGTGGCACCTACTCGTTTGGGTCGTCGTGGTGGAGTGTATACTTTAGATGGTCGACTTAACTTAACTGCAGCTCGCTTTAAACGCGATTTCACTCCGGTGGATGCAGAATTTGGCGGTTATGTCAGTGAAAACTACACCCGCGCCTATATCCACCATTTGTTTAAAGCAAAAGAATTCCTGGCTGGCACACTATGCACCATGCACAATGTGACTTTTATGATCAAGCTGGTTGATGATATTCGCTTCCACATGGAAGCCGGCAGCTATGCGGAATTCAAAAAAGAATTTATGGGACGCTACTACGCGAGCAAATAA
- a CDS encoding carbohydrate-binding domain-containing protein, translating into MNHRTPLTAIILALALGITACSTDNITGTATTGTTSATSTTTYDNYDTTQPPTIAQAMADNSDYTTYNDDEWDAADAQELSDTSATISAAGVYRLTGNYNSVTITAANADVVLIMDNATINGDITVTEAANVAISTTGTNTVNGTIDSTADLTFSGNGSLNVTATDDGISSSDDLVILSGTITVTAGDDGIQANDALAIEGGTITVTAGGDALKSDKDDDPTKGYIAITGGDLTLTTDGDAIAATTDILISGGNITITAGGGADSGKNDDISQKGLKADSYLISEGGTITINSADDALHTDGAIRLSSGSTVTAATADDGIHAEVTLLIDGASVTITKSTEGLEAGLITIADGTVDVTSSDDGLNGSGSVTAEAGVTAVADATTTSATGSDIESPAIPAMPQQGEMPGGRAMGGDASTGEQVVISGGTVTINAGGDGLDSNGDLIITGGTTTVWGPTNNGNGAIDYNGTFTITGGELIALGSNGMAANPSSSDGQGWISTSATGAAGDEVIISDASGTEITRFTALKNFGLVQYSAAELHNGESYTISVNGTTTTVTAGEATITRGGMGMGQPPVRF; encoded by the coding sequence ATGAACCATCGCACACCACTTACTGCTATTATCCTGGCACTTGCGTTAGGTATCACCGCATGCTCCACCGACAACATCACCGGCACCGCCACAACGGGCACAACAAGTGCAACGAGCACAACGACTTACGACAACTATGACACCACCCAGCCACCCACTATTGCCCAAGCAATGGCAGATAATAGCGACTACACCACCTATAACGATGACGAATGGGATGCTGCTGATGCTCAAGAACTCAGCGACACTTCCGCAACTATTTCCGCTGCCGGAGTCTATCGGTTAACTGGTAACTACAACTCAGTGACCATTACTGCTGCCAATGCTGACGTGGTACTCATTATGGATAATGCCACTATTAATGGCGATATAACCGTCACCGAGGCTGCTAATGTGGCAATCTCTACCACCGGGACTAATACAGTTAATGGCACAATTGACTCCACTGCCGACCTCACCTTCAGTGGTAATGGATCACTAAATGTTACTGCCACTGATGATGGAATCAGCTCTTCTGATGATCTCGTTATTCTTTCTGGAACTATCACCGTCACCGCTGGCGACGACGGTATCCAAGCAAATGATGCCCTCGCAATCGAAGGCGGCACAATCACAGTTACCGCTGGTGGAGATGCACTAAAGTCAGACAAAGACGATGACCCCACCAAGGGCTATATCGCTATCACCGGCGGTGATCTCACACTGACCACCGACGGCGATGCTATTGCCGCTACCACAGATATTCTTATCAGCGGTGGAAATATCACTATCACCGCTGGTGGCGGTGCTGATAGCGGGAAAAATGACGACATTTCCCAAAAAGGTCTCAAAGCTGATAGCTACCTCATTAGCGAAGGCGGAACTATCACCATCAATAGTGCCGACGATGCGCTCCATACCGATGGTGCCATCCGACTGAGCTCTGGCAGTACTGTTACCGCTGCTACCGCCGATGATGGAATCCATGCCGAAGTTACATTACTGATCGACGGCGCTTCGGTTACTATCACCAAATCAACCGAGGGGCTAGAAGCTGGCCTGATTACTATTGCTGATGGCACTGTCGATGTCACCAGCAGTGATGATGGACTTAACGGCTCTGGTTCGGTTACCGCAGAAGCCGGTGTTACAGCAGTTGCCGATGCAACTACTACCTCCGCTACCGGAAGCGACATAGAGTCACCTGCTATCCCCGCTATGCCCCAACAAGGAGAAATGCCTGGTGGTAGAGCTATGGGCGGTGATGCATCTACCGGCGAACAAGTTGTAATCTCGGGCGGCACAGTCACCATTAATGCCGGTGGCGATGGCTTGGATTCAAATGGAGATCTGATTATCACGGGCGGCACCACCACAGTCTGGGGGCCAACAAATAATGGCAATGGCGCTATTGACTATAACGGTACTTTTACGATCACCGGTGGTGAGCTCATCGCGCTAGGCTCTAATGGCATGGCAGCTAACCCTAGCTCTAGCGATGGACAAGGCTGGATTTCTACTTCTGCCACTGGCGCTGCGGGTGATGAGGTCATCATTAGTGATGCTTCCGGTACTGAGATTACTCGCTTTACTGCATTAAAGAACTTTGGTCTAGTGCAGTATTCCGCTGCTGAGCTTCATAATGGCGAGTCATATACCATCAGTGTGAATGGAACAACCACCACTGTCACCGCTGGTGAAGCCACCATAACTCGGGGCGGTATGGGTATGGGACAGCCTCCGGTTCGCTTCTAA
- a CDS encoding DUF4956 domain-containing protein — protein MTTASFAMIAIDLVAISVLVLALYYPKHRRADLVVAFFGVNIGVLAVSTVLATSTVSSGLGLGLFGVLSIIRLRSSEISQREVAYYFSALALGLIAGLTSTPAAMPLAMMVLIIAVMAITDTTLTSRNSIETQQIQLDRAITDPEELRQEAEVLTGAKVHTISVVKLDLVNDLTLVDVGLVRGEATMKRKVSVQTITENPHREALAH, from the coding sequence ATGACTACCGCATCATTTGCCATGATCGCCATCGATCTAGTCGCTATTTCTGTTCTTGTTCTTGCGCTCTACTACCCCAAGCATCGTCGCGCCGATCTCGTTGTTGCTTTCTTCGGTGTGAATATCGGTGTGCTTGCCGTGTCAACCGTTTTGGCTACCTCAACAGTTAGCTCTGGTCTTGGCCTAGGTCTTTTCGGTGTTCTCAGCATTATCCGCTTGCGTTCTTCGGAGATCTCCCAACGCGAGGTTGCCTACTACTTCTCTGCTCTGGCACTTGGCTTAATTGCCGGGCTAACGTCTACCCCAGCGGCTATGCCTCTTGCAATGATGGTTCTCATTATTGCTGTTATGGCTATCACCGATACCACCCTCACCAGCCGAAATTCCATTGAAACTCAACAGATCCAACTTGATCGTGCAATCACTGATCCAGAAGAACTACGCCAAGAGGCGGAAGTTCTTACCGGCGCGAAGGTGCACACTATCAGCGTCGTTAAGCTTGATCTTGTTAATGATCTCACCTTGGTTGATGTGGGATTGGTACGCGGTGAAGCAACAATGAAAAGAAAAGTCTCCGTTCAAACGATCACCGAAAATCCACACCGTGAGGCGCTGGCTCACTAA
- a CDS encoding HdeD family acid-resistance protein, whose translation MLQGNLARSFFLSGALAIIVGLLIMAWPGITLVTLAIVWGIYAIVDGISSFMRISSTQGGERFLNIFSGIIGVVAGIAVIAQPVLGMAILTWVLGFWMIVRGFTEIFGAFSSVKGGAKWWLVLAGVLWIIAGGFVMSYPGSAMVSIIYWLGFFSIVWGIALIVAGIQVRSAEKKTESTPEAESVA comes from the coding sequence ATGCTGCAAGGGAATCTTGCTCGTTCATTCTTTCTTTCCGGAGCGCTGGCGATTATCGTTGGCCTGCTCATCATGGCTTGGCCAGGAATCACACTGGTCACACTGGCAATTGTTTGGGGTATTTACGCTATCGTCGATGGCATAAGCAGCTTCATGCGGATCTCTAGCACCCAGGGTGGCGAACGTTTCCTGAATATCTTCTCTGGAATCATTGGCGTTGTTGCTGGTATCGCTGTTATTGCTCAGCCAGTATTGGGCATGGCCATTTTGACCTGGGTTCTTGGCTTCTGGATGATCGTGCGCGGCTTCACTGAAATCTTCGGTGCCTTCTCCTCAGTGAAGGGCGGCGCTAAATGGTGGCTGGTTCTAGCTGGCGTGCTCTGGATTATTGCTGGTGGCTTTGTTATGTCTTACCCAGGAAGCGCAATGGTCAGCATTATTTACTGGCTTGGCTTCTTTAGCATTGTTTGGGGCATCGCCTTGATTGTTGCTGGTATTCAGGTTCGCTCTGCCGAAAAGAAAACTGAAAGTACACCAGAAGCTGAATCAGTAGCTTAA
- a CDS encoding polyphosphate polymerase domain-containing protein, producing MSTAIITDDLKPISLDELIAQAAMLTRVDRKYVLRRDDVQRVINGLNPATRVLILNGQAPQAYRSTYFDTPDLRSFYLAAHPRRHKFKVRTRTYVDSEIAFLEVKAKGARGVTIKERIPYDFEAAMHDVLIDDVRPWLEERLVAAGQPTGTGAHLQPTMWGSYKRTTLLMADGAGRATFDTELDWANAHNQYLARPDMVIFETKSGSRPSELDRLLWANGHRPAKISKFGTGMAALDSALPHNRWHKVLNHHFYN from the coding sequence ATGAGCACCGCAATCATAACGGATGATCTCAAACCGATCAGCCTCGATGAACTTATCGCGCAAGCAGCGATGCTGACTCGCGTAGATCGTAAATATGTTCTGCGCCGCGATGATGTGCAACGGGTTATTAATGGGCTCAACCCCGCAACCCGCGTGCTGATTCTCAATGGGCAAGCACCACAGGCCTATCGCTCCACCTACTTTGATACCCCAGATTTGCGTAGTTTTTATCTGGCAGCACATCCGCGGCGACACAAGTTCAAAGTGCGCACCCGCACCTATGTTGATTCGGAAATCGCATTCCTAGAAGTCAAAGCCAAAGGTGCGCGTGGGGTCACCATCAAAGAGCGAATCCCTTATGATTTCGAAGCAGCAATGCACGATGTGCTTATCGACGACGTACGCCCCTGGCTAGAAGAGCGCCTTGTCGCAGCCGGACAGCCTACCGGTACTGGTGCTCACCTGCAACCAACAATGTGGGGTAGCTATAAACGCACTACCTTACTCATGGCCGATGGTGCCGGACGCGCTACTTTTGATACCGAACTTGATTGGGCAAATGCGCATAATCAATACCTCGCTCGACCAGACATGGTGATCTTTGAAACCAAATCGGGTTCTCGTCCTTCCGAACTCGACCGCCTATTGTGGGCAAATGGTCACCGACCAGCAAAAATATCCAAGTTTGGCACCGGGATGGCCGCTCTAGATTCCGCTTTGCCGCACAACCGATGGCATAAAGTGCTCAACCACCACTTCTATAACTAA